One window of Mus caroli chromosome 11, CAROLI_EIJ_v1.1, whole genome shotgun sequence genomic DNA carries:
- the Ap1s1 gene encoding AP-1 complex subunit sigma-1A: MMRFMLLFSRQGKLRLQKWYLATSDKERKKMVRELMQVVLAQKPKMCSFLEWRDLKVVYKRYASLYFCCAIEGQDNELITLELIHRYVELLDKYFGSVCELDIIFNFEKAYFILDEFLMGGDVQDTSKKSVLKAIEQADLLQEEDESPRSVLEEMGLA; this comes from the coding sequence ATGATGCGATTCATGCTACTGTTCAGCCGACAGGGAAAACTTCGGCTACAAAAATGGTACCTGGCCACCTCagacaaggagaggaagaagatggtCCGAGAGCTCATGCAAGTCGTCCTGGCTCAAAAGCCCAAAATGTGCAGCTTCCTGGAGTGGAGGGACCTCAAAGTTGTCTATAAGAGATACGCCAGTCTCTATTTCTGCTGCGCCATCGAAGGCCAAGACAACGAGCTGATCACACTGGAGCTGATCCACCGATACGTAGAGCTCTTGGACAAGTACTTCGGCAGCGTATGTGAGTTGGACATCATCTTCAACTTTGAGAAAGCCTACTTTATCCTGGATGAGTTTCTGATGGGCGGGGATGTCCAGGACACCTCCAAGAAGAGTGTGCTCAAAGCCATTGAACAGGCTGACCTGCTGCAGGAGGAGGATGAGTCGCCGCGCAGTGTCCTGGAGGAGATGGGCCTGGCATAG